One window of Triticum dicoccoides isolate Atlit2015 ecotype Zavitan chromosome 5A, WEW_v2.0, whole genome shotgun sequence genomic DNA carries:
- the LOC119297569 gene encoding transcription factor RADIALIS-like → MSSSGSRSASRGGANPEWSKKENKLFEDALAYYGEGTPDRWLKVSRAMGGTKTADEVRRHYEILDSDIKLIDSGRVPFPKYNTQGAWN, encoded by the coding sequence ATGTCTTCTTCTGGGTCAAGGAGCGCATCCCGCGGCGGCGCCAACCCGGAGTGGAGCAAGAAGGAGAACAAGCTGTTCGAGGACGCACTCGCCTACTACGGCGAGGGCACGCCCGACCGCTGGCTCAAGGTGTCCCGCGCCATGGGCGGGACCAAGACGGCCGACGAGGTGCGCCGCCACTACGAGATCCTTGATAGCGACATCAAGCTGATCGACTCCGGCAGGGTCCCCTTTCCCAAGTACAACACCCAGGGGGCTTGGAACTGA